The following are from one region of the Leptolyngbyaceae cyanobacterium genome:
- a CDS encoding type II toxin-antitoxin system RelE/ParE family toxin gives MTAQFRLTQPAIQDIEQIADYIASKSGIDRADRFLDEIDAKFAKIAQFQNLGRQRDEILPGLRSLPMDKYLILYMIIGQDVEIFRVVSGYRDLSALFTDADD, from the coding sequence ATGACTGCTCAATTTCGCCTCACTCAACCTGCAATTCAAGATATTGAGCAAATTGCAGACTACATTGCTAGTAAATCGGGAATCGATCGGGCCGATCGCTTTTTGGACGAAATCGATGCTAAATTTGCCAAAATAGCTCAATTTCAAAATCTGGGACGGCAAAGAGATGAAATTTTACCTGGCTTACGCAGTCTTCCGATGGATAAATATCTCATTCTGTATATGATAATCGGACAAGACGTAGAGATTTTTCGAGTTGTCAGTGGCTACCGAGATTTGTCAGCACTATTCACCGATGC
- a CDS encoding clan AA aspartic protease, whose protein sequence is MIYGKFINNKAIVPVTFRLPEQPEFSIDFVIDTGFNDHLTLPPQAVSAMNLPLYSTALARLANGSEALLSIHLATIVWDNSEKIVPILASGYKPLLGTALMTGYHLEIDFVENGLVLLEKLSSSI, encoded by the coding sequence ATGATTTATGGGAAATTTATTAACAACAAAGCGATCGTACCCGTGACATTCCGTTTACCCGAACAACCTGAGTTTTCTATAGATTTCGTCATTGACACTGGATTTAACGATCATCTCACCTTACCGCCCCAAGCAGTTAGTGCAATGAATCTGCCTTTATATTCCACCGCACTTGCTAGATTAGCAAATGGAAGTGAAGCTTTATTATCGATACATTTAGCGACTATTGTTTGGGATAATAGCGAAAAAATTGTCCCGATTTTAGCATCTGGATATAAACCATTATTGGGAACAGCTTTGATGACAGGATATCATTTAGAAATAGATTTTGTAGAGAATGGTTTAGTTTTATTAGAAAAGCTGTCAAGCTCGATCTAG
- a CDS encoding type II toxin-antitoxin system ParD family antitoxin produces the protein MQIVLPPEVEAIVQRQLTSGKYNSAIEVILAGIKLLEQQEDIYQGRLQELQREAMIGWEASQRGDVVDGVTAMAQIRANIRSRYSSPEA, from the coding sequence ATGCAAATCGTTCTACCACCTGAAGTTGAAGCCATTGTGCAGCGCCAACTCACCAGTGGCAAATACAATAGCGCCATCGAAGTTATTCTTGCAGGTATCAAACTGCTGGAACAACAGGAAGATATCTATCAAGGAAGGTTACAAGAACTGCAACGGGAAGCAATGATTGGGTGGGAAGCATCGCAACGCGGTGACGTTGTGGATGGTGTAACTGCAATGGCACAAATTCGCGCTAATATACGATCGCGCTACAGTTCTCCAGAAGCATGA